Within Ictalurus furcatus strain D&B chromosome 3, Billie_1.0, whole genome shotgun sequence, the genomic segment tcgtcattttttttatttcttactcaTAGCATAAATTGTTCCAGTGTTTTTGTCAGGCATCAGTGGTAATAGTGGAATAGATCATGATTGTTGgtaaaggtaatatttgaacaACAATTCTTGCATAGCTTGTTAAAGCATTCTTGTTCGACTCGGCATCCGTGAAGGGGGGGGCAGAAGAAAGGATTACTTCAGTGTGAAGAGAACATCCTCTTTCTAAATGCTGGTGATCATATAGGCACTGACCCAGAAGTGAAAGGAGTGCTTAGTCACATCACTAAAAGTAGAACAATATACCAGCATTCAATAACACGCCGTGTTTTTGTAAGAGAAGTCTTTCTAGGTCAGATGATGActgaagaatgggccaaaaacaacaacaaaaaaataataaaaaggctTAGCTTTTCAAGATCTTGAGTTATAGCTGCAGCTCTGATGGTGCTGACTTGAGTAAAGAGCTTTCTTCTGTAACCCAGACCCAGTTTAACACAGAATTTTGGTTTCACGGATCCACAGGTTTATACTTGGCTCATGAGTTGAAGTCATATATGAAAATGTAGTTTGTTATATAATTTAACAGACTTCCAAACAGGTTAATCAAATGGCAGTTATGATTGCTAAAGTCATAAAGTTTTACATGCATACGAGCACATACACGATTAGGAGGCACGTCTGTGCACCTGGCTGCACGGTTGTCAATAACCATATCAATAAACATGTTATGTATTATGGAAATGTTTTGACTTTTCTGTGTGCTGATGGAGCCGAACCCCCAACTTCCTGTGGTGGGAGCAGAgaggaagctgtgtgtgtgtgtgtgtgtgtgtgtgtgtgtgtgtatgcatgcctCTCGCTCGTGCTCGCACCGAGGACCTGCCATCGTGGGGCCAGAGTAGAGTACTCGGAGTACGTTACTGCTTTTTCCCTTCTTCATGGCCTTGGACTTGTGTTTCCTCTCCACTCACCAAATACGCAGACACATCCGGCATGTGTTTCTCATGCGGGTGTGTGATCTGCTGTGGTGTTTACCGTGTTGCCTACCAGTAACATCCCTAATCAGAAAGCGAGCTCGTTATTGCAGACCCCTCCGGAAGTATTTGAACAGCAAAGCcgattctattgttttcgctattatacgttgaaaacatttgggtttgagatccaaagatgaatatgaggcGAACAATCAAaaattcagctttcatttcctcctaTTTATTCATATCTAGAAGTGTTGCACCTTTCGTTTGAACACaccacctttttcttttttcttttcaagtgatcaaaaatattggaacacatgcactgttaaattgatttctttaaaaacaacttcatttactttaagactatctgatTATTCCATTACTTTTGTgtgcctaaaaattgggtagtCTGATAAAAAAAGGTGCCGTGTTCTGacttgtttaacacgtctaaatgtatgtatgaggaaatgaaagctgaaattctgatctatcctCTCAtagtcatcttttgatctcaaacccgaaCGTATTCAGTGTATAACGAGAACAAAAGAATTGGCGGCCTttccgttccaatacttttggaggacATTGTATATTAGCCATGTGGAGAATTCTTGGTTTGTCATGTTCTGAATGATTACTGGTTGATATTTACATAACCCTAattttaatggttttttttccttttcagaagAATAGAACGTTAGTAATGACTAGCATGCCGACTGAGTAAGTATGTTTAACTAGCTACCAACCTatcacacattttaaacattgttAATTGGATTAGTTAATAATAACTTGTATTACAGTGTTATTGAATTCTCGAATCAGAAAGTGTGGATTAATTTTTTCTGACAGTATTTCCGTCTACAGTTCAAATGAtgggtttgtattaatgcactttttaaaaaaaaaaaaaaaaattgtttctatagtaacagctcaaaTAGGgataagactaataataaatagatttttttttaaatatgtacaatGAATATGGTAacattttctgtaatgtttaacattttttggaagaagtctccagtgtcagctctttgtaacgGTTATTCTTTATTCCAAATGATCTGGCACGTTTAGTTCTTGTTTTCTTGACTTCTACGGTCAGTCAGAGTCCACTGATGTTTTCAAGGAACTAGCTGAGGTAGATGGACAGAGAAATTTGTCCGTTTTCATCGCTGAACTCATACGCTAGTGCAGCATGTCTGATTAAAGACTAAAATGGCATATACGCTCTTCAGCAAAGGTGACTTTCAAAATAGTAGCACACAAAATCCGTCTTCatggtttttttaaaaccatgaaTTTCTTTAGTTTGCTACTTTGCTGCTGCtttagttttcttttaaaagaaaaaaaaatctaatatttacattattttttgtgcctttttttgcagaaaactacttgaatcggcGAAATTACAATTGCGCGAAATcattttgcacggtctttcacagtgatgtttgttagtaaatgagaccttttagcttcACTCGTGTTCGACGCCCATGAATCAGAGGgtttttggctgaatgcgcattttGATGATGTCGCATCACGcgccttggcccaaatctgcggaaaatctgtttttaaattgcaatactgtggagtttgcttgattctgCTTTGATTTCTGCGATCgggaaaatcctggagggactgggaGTTCGAGCGATGTTGATAATATTAATCAGTCAAACAAAAAGAGGAGATTGAGTTTGTCTCACAACCCCATTTGTATATCAGCTGACCCACAAGCTAGGGATCTAACTCGTCTCCtgaacgttccacaacattacacgGAACGATAAATAGTTAAAAAGCACGAGGTGTCGTCGatttaattaatgaaatgtTGCCGTGATTGGCGGATTGCTGTAGAACAAGAGGAATGCAATGTTTCATGCCTCTTTGAGTACAATAGTATAGCAAGTTGTATTCTTTTACCACACTAACACCAAGCATGATCTCATGGTCTCATTAGGAAACAGCAGACGGTCATACAGGTGGTGAACTCTCTGGGCGGCTTCACTGTGGTtgacactgtgtgtgagagcacgACGCACGTGGTGTCCGGGAGTCCACGACGCACCCTCAATATCCTACTGGGCATCGCACGAGGATGCTGGATTCTCTCctttgaatgggtgtgtgctGCTTTGTCTGCTATACTTCATGTCCCGGAGCTGCGTTATACAATTCCACATGGGAACTGAATAAAATCTAAGCTAATGAGAGTGCTGTATAGTTTAACTTCAACACGTATTTCCACAAACATCTATTTTTCCTCAAACAGAAGTTTCCCctataattaattcattaatttagtGAAGCCTCCCCTGAAGAGAAGAACAGCTCAGAGCATCTTCCTGTAGTGTCTTACAAAGCTTGAGAATCTTGTACCTTACTTCAACTTGGAGCATGTCGAGCTTCTTTACATTCTTAGCTTTGTGTATTCAGACTCGTCTTCAAATCCGATTCGGTTCAGTCCAGCAGTAACCTCCAGCCAGAGGTAGCCATGTCCATGTCACAAAAGTCTCTGGATCACTAGCTgtaaaacaaccccaaaacaccATCCTCCATATTTTACacatcatattttatatatatattttttctttaggaGTGTCAGTAGTTTTCCATACATGGTTTTGAGAGAAAGttactttaatatatatatatatatatatatatatatatatatatatatatatatatatatatataatataattatttttttttgcttatgaaagaaaaaaaaagacaaggtcaaactgaattttttatttatttttttccccctcctagATCTTATGGTGTCTGGAGCACCGGCAGTGGGTCCCAGAGGAGCCGTATGAACTATCTGATCAGTTTCCTGCTGCACCGGTAAGCTGAAtcaaattatatttaaagtgCTCTCGCATATTTAATGATATATTATTTAATCACAGAGTTAAGGTGTGGTTTATTTACTTGCATATGCATTAGTCACACGCATTAGTCTGCTATTAACACAGCTTGCATTATCATTTCACTCACTGGTTATACTTGTTATTCGGAACACCCGTACGCATGTTCAttaatgcaattatccaatcatgtggTATCATGAGCCCAGTGCATAAAGTCATGCAAATACAAGTCAGCAGTTCAGTTTCTGTGAGAGTCTGCGCCaattgtagcctcagattttGTTCTCGACTGATAGGAGTGGaccccgatgtggtcttctcctgttgtagcacgtccacctcaaggttgtattgtgtattctgagatgcttttctgctcaacacggttGTAACGAGTGGGTTATTCGAGTTAcaatagccttcctgtcagacTGAACATTCTACTCTGACCTTGCTTATCTGAgggatgtttttatgttttaactagagactgttgtgtgtgaaaatgccagatcggcagtttctgaaatacttcaaCCAGCTGGCACCAACAAGCACGCCATGGTCCAAGTCACTGATATCCCATTGTCCGTGTTCTCATATTTGATGTGGACGTTAACTGAAACccttggcctgtatctgcatgattttatgcactgagcGGTGGCCACACGATTAGATGATTGGATGATTGCATGAAGCatgtgtataggtgttcctaataaagtgactcTCTGCTCCCAATTGGATGAGTAAGTATTAGCTTTTGATGAGCAAGTATTAGCCTGAATTGTTTCAATACTATACAGTGCAGTATACtgtatttcattataaatgtatCTTTCAAACCTAAACCTAAAAAATAAAGAGGTCtgtgatttattgttttgttttttgtttgtttatacctAGCACAGTTTGAAAAGAGTCATGTATGAAGCAATGTGAATAAAATCTGATGGTTTTCAAAGATGATTTGGCTGAAATGTAGAAATCCTGCTTGGAAGAAAGTAAAAGGTTAGAAAATAGATGCAGTAGggttcctgtttgtttttgcctCCCCTGAAGTGGGCTTTTGTAAGAAAGATACACATATTAGTGTTCTGGATTCCACTTTCATTAGTTTCTGTGAGCTATGCCAAAAGGCTCTTCTGTCAGAGCTTTAAACCGTGATGCGATGCAAAATCTCTTTGATAGTGGCACAGATTGTATTGTTTGGACTCCCATTTTCCAGCACAGTGGCTTTCAAATGAAACAATGACTTTGGGGTTTAAAAGTGCAGAATAGAAATTCAAGTGAACATACTCGGTCTGTTGTATACTATTGatgatcacttttttttttttgtacacctaTTCTTTTGGGTACTGTAAGTGATTTGGACATATACACCTCATCTGAAATAAAACTCAGTTCATGCTTGAATGAATTCACAAAGGGTGCAAAGCCTTCAGTCTTGGCCTGCTGTTGGCAGTGATAAAGTGATTCAGTTTTACTGGCAGCTCTGCATGAACATACCACCGTGTTTCATAGTGAGGTCATATTTGGATTAGATCCATCGCTCTGTTACACTTTCAGTGTGCAACTGAACTCCTTGCACTGTTCTTGTAGCATGGTGAATTATGTTTGAAAGAGTGTTTCAGAGCCGGGGGTTGCACACCACTACTCAATCCCAATCCAACCGCCAGCTCAGAGAGTACTTGTTTTCAGAAGCCTGTGTATGGCTGTTAATTAAAGAGTGGCATTTTTTCCTGGACAAACATTCTAaactgttgttcctgctgctttcaggtcatcctgcGACTCTTTAAGTGACAGCAGGCCTCTCTCTTGACTTCCTTAATTATCTTTACAGACGTATTTTCTACCAGACTTCAGAATTTCCAGCCTAATTAttacctgtttatttatttattttacattcataaCAGCCCATAGACTCCTGCACTATGTACAAAAATAGCTGTATATGGATTGTTTAATATACATGTTGAATTTACAACTGATATTCTCCACCAATAGGGGTGGTTTCATTTCACATGTTTTAAGCTCACAGCACAATATAACAATGCCCGGTGTTCCGTTACTTTCGGATTGCATTTTACAGCACAGAATTATCGTTAAACCccctgaaatgaaaatgttgaacattactttgttttttaatgGCATTTTGACAAACAAATGTACacctttttaaaacatattgcTAAGTATGTGTAATACAAACGAATAAATATCCCAAAACATCTCAATCAGCTTTTAGTAAGTCAAATTTGTTAATGTAATTaagatttcttttaaatgcCAATTTTCATGGTATGATGATATGCATGATGCcttcaatggaaaaaaaaaaccaacaaacaaatttCATTAAAGTTTAAACTAAGACCTCATTGTTCCCCAATAAGGAAttatatgtaattaaaaaacaataaataaatagaaagtcTTGCCTCTGCAATGTAAAGTGTAGTCACAACCTATTGGTGATAAATGCAGTCCTTTTGGCACCTTAGCTGAAGATTTGGTATTGATAGTATGATGAGTTGTcttccaatttaaaaaaaaacaaaacaaaaaacaacaactgatttGCAATTATCCATTATCAGTGTTCTCTGAGAGTTGTGTTAAATGTTTGAATTGATTAAAACTGGTCACAGAAGTAAACTATCCAACTATGGATTGTTCTCTGTGAAATATTTCTGTAGTCCATATTCAGAAATAAACAGTCATGTACGGTCTTTTTCTTCAATGTGAACAAATATATCATGTGCACCTGTTATGCTAAAACATATTTtgagggggccaagcaccgacaGTGCTTGTAAGGGTTTTCATAACTTACGACGAGGCAAATGCTGTGCAAAATATAGtcgtttctttttaaaaatgtctgcgGAAAAGTTTCAGAACTatattgaaaaattgcaaatagtcttaaaatgacaaaaatctgCACATCATTAGACCGCTGTAAACAAAAGGACATCTTTTCCATTTGCTTTGTTAGTGTAAGGACTCTTCTACATCATTCACTCTCCTTTACCTTTGTACCATAGTTGCATTTTCTATATCAAACCTTATCAAAGTAACAGTTGTATATTAACAAGACGTTCAGAAATATAAACTCTCTaaacaaatattacatttgacCACATTGTTGTTTGCATAAGGAATAAAGGCAACCGTATTAAACCACTCGGTTCATAGGTGCACAACCCATGCAAGGCCTTCTTTAACAGTACTTGCGCATACTTTGTGCCGCATCCTCATACTTAGACTTAATTTTGTACATGTTCATCGCATGTGCTTACTGATTTaatacttttgttttaaatctgtaaGTTTCTTTCAAGTGCTTTCTTCTTTGCAGGCTTTTCTTGCTCAACATGTAGATAAAGGTCAAGCATTTTCCCCCCTCAAAAAAGTAAGGTGCCAGATCAGTTTTGAAAATGTTGTTGCATCACTATTTGCCCCATTTGCTCCTCAGAAATCCACCGGTCTTATCATCATAGTTGTCGCTTTTAGTGAATATCCAGAACCTTTCCAGTAGTACCATTTGATACCATTGAAGCGACTGGTGTGCTGCCCGTGCTGATAGTATACACCGTTGAGATTGGAAGGGCCGCAGGCGTCGAACCACCAGCCTGTGAAAATAAACCGAATGACATTCTTAGAGTAGGAAAACACAAATTAGGGGCTGTTTATGCGCTCATGGCCTTGGTCTTGTCAGCTCTTCCCATCATCCAACAGCTAAcaactggggagggtgaaggctaacaccaGCTGAtcacatctttttgaactgctgctcatgctgagTTACCTCCACGCTGGCTGCCCTCTCGGACACCCGTGATTGGCTAGTAATTCTGTGATGGACAGCGAAGAGAGAGTCTGCCATCCTTCCAACCCAGACAGCATGGCCAAATTTGCTCTTTTTGACTCGGGGCCAAAACTCTCAATCTCTGGACATTAGGGTGAACACTTAAAAATGttgcatttattaatatttaaccaaatacagttacatttaatattgtggaacgtccatgagacAAGGTCATTCCCTCAGTCTCACTAGCTTCTCTCTCgatcactttctctttctctctctcagcttgtcgtgttaccaagaaaccggaaCGCACTTAGATGATGCTTTTGATGGTTACAATTGCTGGCACTagagacttcttccataaataataaacaaacatctctttagagaaaacttcaccatatcaatgattccacatttttctttgttaaagaacAGATTTTTAAGAATCTGTGTTTTATTACACTTGGATTATGTCGAGCGTCTACCTACATGTTCCTTTAAAcaggctgttactatagaaactgaTCAAATTTGAGAATTCGGCCGCGATCTTTTGTTTTACCCGATTTGTCACAACGTTTGTATGTTGCGTTCCAGTAATATTACACGTATACATTTAACATGGTGTTAATCGTTGACTGTTGATTGAGTTAGTATAGTCCTACATGTAATGCTTTTACCTCTGCAGATTTCAGTAACTCACAAGCATGCCCGTCTGTGAGAAACACAATCTGAGCGAATGTAGCTAGGACGTAGTGTTAATCTTGTTCAGACCTCGTAGCAACAGGAAAGCCGAGTTAGCAGGTTGTTGTAAACACCCGCAAGATAGAAAGCGTTGCAAGTCTGCAGTTCCCAGACTATTAATGTCAACTTTCACAAGGGCCCAATTCCCAAATGAGCTGAACAGTGATTAGCTCCCAGCTAATTTCACTGGAGAGTCGTGACCCCAGACACGAAAAATGCAACAAGAGGGGGACGTTCAGAAGAGGGAGCTTGTAGCAATGAcacacatacgtgtgtgtgtgtgtgtgtgtgtgtgtgtgtgtgtgtgtgtgtgtgtatatatatattcatatttagaGAATTGAATGATTTCAAAACAACCTGCTTACCTCCTGTGGTTAGCTGTGAACACTTGCAAACACATTTGTCATTGTCTGCATCCTTTGTGCTAAAATCATTTCCTGGCTGGGCAAGGCTGCTGATTTTACCCGCAGTTCCACTGTAGCCTTTAAGGTGTATCCTGTGCAATTGGAAATGCAGAAATACACAATGTCAGAAGGAAGCCTGTAATTACTGTATGAAGAAGTGACAGGAACGCAGTGAACACACGGGCCAGGCTTTCAGTTCTCGCTGTGGAGGATACACACGTCTGATTTAAGTTTTAAACACCGTATACTGTTAACCCTTTCATCCAAATACAGCAGTTCATGCAAGAAATCAGCTTCTATACTGGGACTGACCAACACattgtgcgctctctctctcatacattttctctctctctctgtctgtgcatctctctctattcctctgtcgtttttctctcacactttcttctctctgtctttgtctgtctgtgcatctctcgctatctgtttctctcaaactttcttttccctctcttctctctctttctgcatctgtctgtctctatctctcgctctttctttctctcaaacgcactctctctctctctcgtttctgTCTTTTTCACACCCTGTCTTTTGCactatccgtctgtctgtctttctctttcttgttctctttatctctttcctttactttctccATATCCTACTTTATccatctcttctttctttctctagatctctccctctctctcttctttataGCTCTTTGTTTTGGGATAAAacagaatatttatttcttttgacaAGATATAatggaatctctctctctcacacacacacacacacacacaaactgtctgtctctttctttcttaaacacacaatctctcaatcaatttctctctgtctttttctttctcacactctctttctctatctttttctcactctctctccggCTCTCCCTGCTTCCGTCTGTTTTCGGTATGTGAAATGGACAACAGGAAACCCACGCTGTTGTCCAGTTTGTATCATGCTGTTAACGTATGAAAACTTGGGCAGTGTTTGCCTCCAGCTTATTATTGTCGTGGGGTCAAACAGCAAGGGTTAAGAGAGTTGGCTTTGCTTTGGAGGGAGCGCGATAAGAGTTCAGAGACAGCTCTGGGCTGTTGTTGTCGTCCTGTTTCTGTATCTCATAGCCCATAACCATTTCCAGATGGCAAAATATTTACTTTGGAACGACGACAAGTGTGTGGCACCGCTCGTGAGATTTTGTAGCACGAGTATAAAAGTAACACAGTGTGTTTACTCTCGCGTGTGTAATTAATCGTGACACCAAAATAATATGTTTTGTTCATATTACAGATCATAATTCAGCATAAATCATCATAACTGGGATTGTTTATCCCATCTGTACACATTCatactaggggtgtaacacaataacaatatctgtatctgtttactGCTCCatatatgtattcatatttatacctagAGTAGGCATGGCATAACCTCGATGGGTTTTGGTTTGTACCTGCACAGTACTATAAATGCAAACGATAATACACGGTGCACACTAGGCTTGTGCGAGACCGATTTATCCGTTTTAAAATGTCAAGATTATCGACGCAATCTTCTAGGACTGAGTATTTATTCACTTTTTAATTATCACCGCCATTATCATGCTTTGTAAAGCGTTAGATTTGACACCTCGTTGTAGACGTATTGAATCTTTTTGACCAAATTCGACCAAAAATGCGATCTCTTTAACTCTTAAATATAGttaaatgatattaaatatatacttgTTTAATCTAAGTCGAACATGCAtggctagattttttttttttacatcacattaaTGAAGTCAAAATATCCTCTATTGACTTTTGCTGAAAGAAACGAGTTGAGAGCACATGAGAGAGgaaagggggcggagctaaagtGTTTGTTAATGTCAGAGAAATACTTGCGcagatcattccagattcacatgTGGCTCAATTCCTGTTTTATCGGAGAGAAAGGGACCGGGcttatttttgttacattttgaaGCTCGTATGCAAAATCTGTAAAGGTTGACAGGCCTGGCTAATATATTGTAATCCGAATAAAGGTCACTGGATATCACGGTAGGGATGATAATATCGTTCTATCGCACAAGCCTAGTGCACACTAAATGTATAGTCGAGGACCATTTCTCACCTGTACTTCTGCTCTTCACTGTTCAGGGAGAATTCATCATACTGGGAGAAAGCAGTGTTCCCGTCCCAGTCTGTAAGCTCTATCCTCAGCACGTACTGCTGCTCGTTAGTCAGCTTGGAGATGTACTCGTTACCCAGCCAGTGTTCACCTGAAGTGTCTCCGAACCCCTTTGAATTAGgaaaagcatgattacattttacatttcagtAAGCTGATTGTGTTTCTTTTAAACACTAACTTCATCATTGTGAGCAGTATCGGtatttctgcttctctctcttgtGCTGAAAACCGTCGGTCGCTTCCAAAAGCTCACCATTTTGTATTCTTTCCACGTCTGATCAAAGTCAACAAGGCCACTGAATCGCTTCTGCACTATTGTCCATCCACCTGCCTCTGTTTCCATGTCGCAGTACGCCTGGAAAGAGAAACAGGGTTGTGTAGAAACATGTAGCTTGTGCATGTCATACTTCCTGTCATatttaactaacttcctttcaGTTCACTTCACTTCAGATCAGTACAGTGTCTGTTAAACTGCTGTTAATTTGCCGAACTTCGATGACTTCAATGAAAAGTTTCTTAGGAGAGAGCTCAGTCTGCACAGGCATGTGTAAACGAACTacctaaaaagaaagaaagaagaagaaaaaaaaaaagactctctTGCTCGGGATGCAGTATTTCCCGGAAAGTCACTGGAAGTTCCTCCTGTTGCTGTTGTTACTTAAATCTCAAACAGTGAAAAAGTTTGCctttcttttgctttgtttctctctctctctctctctctctctctctctctctctctctcactccccatctacctttcttttctttccttcttttgctttgtttctctctctccccatctgcctttctttcttttctttcttttgcgttgtttctctctctctctcactccccatctacctttttctttccttcttttgctttgtttctctctctctctctctctctctctctctctctctctctcactccccatctacctttcttttctttccttcttttgcgttgtttctctctctctcgctcccatctacctttcttttctttccttcttttgcgttgtttctctctctctctcgctcccatctacctttttctttcttttgctttgtttctcttctctctttccctgcTATAATTTCTTTTCGTTCTTttgctttgtctctctctccctttccctgctataatttcttttttttgctctctctctgcctttaattctttcttttgctttttgttctctctctttccttaaCATAGtctttatctgtctttctttatctgtttttctctatcactcttactcactctctttcttttctgatctttctttccctttcttactctctctctctctctctctctctcacacacactaatctttcatacacactctcattctccttctctttctttccctttccctCACACGCGTTCGTTCTTTCTGTCACTTGTTTTCTCTTTccatttctcctctctctttctgtcttgctCTCACACActtgcactttctctctttccctgtacTTCTGTCTGTGTTCATTAttgaaacaggaaacagaacTCCTTCATACCtttatttgttcttttgtgTCCGGGATCGTTAGCGTGTAGACTCCACTTTCTCTGTTTCCGGACTTGAAGATGGCAGCGCAGTCTTTGTACTGTGAAGGCGTGTCCTGCATCATCGCTGATTTATCTgctaaaagtaaaaagaaaaaaagaacagtggATTGAGGCATGTAACGTCACTAATAGCATGCGATTAACATGTACTGTAATGGGCCTCTTACGCCGTCTTCGCTGATCTGTCGAAATCTAAAGCGAGCTCAATTatccttttattttatgacctaAATCACCCAGTGAAACAGTTTGCACCATCCGCGCCCCCAAACAGTTGCTCATGGGACTGCATAATATTATTCTGGCCACTTGTTTTTCCTCCCACATTCCCCTGTTTGATGTTTGGCTGCGATGTTGGTGTGATGGCGCTCACTCACGGGTGGGGATGTTGATGGTTTGGATGAGGTTgttgactgtctctgccagctCATTCTGCTGTAGCTGCAGGGCCGTGTTATCCTCAGAGGCGCGCTTCAGTTGCTGCTTCAGTTCCTCAATGATGCCCGTCTGCTTCTCCACCAGCTTCTTCAGCTGCTCCTTCTCCTCCTGCAGACTCTTCAGCTCCGCTTGCCTTTGGCCCTCCATGTCCTCCACCCGTTTTTCCAGG encodes:
- the angpt2a gene encoding angiopoietin-2a isoform X2, producing MLNAWIFILSFCFAVGEGYVAGKRQYQIQNGPCSYTFLLPEQETCPPSSYGNQVQKDDPAEYEESLQRLEQLETIMENNTQWLLKLESYIQENLRQDIVQLQHDTVHNHTAAMIEIGANLLIHTAEQTRKLTSVEAQVINQTTRLELQLLENSISTNKLEKDIILQTNEITKLNDKNSFLEKRVEDMEGQRQAELKSLQEEKEQLKKLVEKQTGIIEELKQQLKRASEDNTALQLQQNELAETVNNLIQTINIPTHKSAMMQDTPSQYKDCAAIFKSGNRESGVYTLTIPDTKEQIKAYCDMETEAGGWTIVQKRFSGLVDFDQTWKEYKMGFGDTSGEHWLGNEYISKLTNEQQYVLRIELTDWDGNTAFSQYDEFSLNSEEQKYRIHLKGYSGTAGKISSLAQPGNDFSTKDADNDKCVCKCSQLTTGGWWFDACGPSNLNGVYYQHGQHTSRFNGIKWYYWKGSGYSLKATTMMIRPVDF
- the angpt2a gene encoding angiopoietin-2a isoform X1, which translates into the protein MLNAWIFILSFCFAVGEGYVAGKRQYQIQNGPCSYTFLLPEQETCPPSSYGNQVQKDDPAEYEESLQRLEQLETIMENNTQWLLKLESYIQENLRQDIVQLQHDTVHNHTAAMIEIGANLLIHTAEQTRKLTSVEAQVINQTTRLELQLLENSISTNKLEKDIILQTNEITKLNDKNSFLEKRVEDMEGQRQAELKSLQEEKEQLKKLVEKQTGIIEELKQQLKRASEDNTALQLQQNELAETVNNLIQTINIPTPDKSAMMQDTPSQYKDCAAIFKSGNRESGVYTLTIPDTKEQIKAYCDMETEAGGWTIVQKRFSGLVDFDQTWKEYKMGFGDTSGEHWLGNEYISKLTNEQQYVLRIELTDWDGNTAFSQYDEFSLNSEEQKYRIHLKGYSGTAGKISSLAQPGNDFSTKDADNDKCVCKCSQLTTGGWWFDACGPSNLNGVYYQHGQHTSRFNGIKWYYWKGSGYSLKATTMMIRPVDF